Proteins encoded in a region of the Arthrobacter sp. U41 genome:
- a CDS encoding AAA family ATPase: MIVWLNGTHGAGKTTTSALVQQLLPDARIFDAEKVGEVLMDIKPGLPPTDNFQHWEPWRTLVVETARRVLEYTGGTLVMPMTVLVESYWREISDGLTEHGIPIQHFVLHADQTTLRDRIQNDKDLGPSTFRFAYLEPYAEAARSWLHNEAEVIDTTHITADQAAQRIANSVLSPALPLRAMD, from the coding sequence ATGATTGTTTGGCTCAACGGCACCCACGGGGCGGGAAAAACGACGACGAGCGCGCTCGTGCAGCAATTGCTGCCCGACGCGCGTATCTTCGACGCTGAGAAGGTCGGCGAAGTGCTGATGGATATCAAACCGGGGCTTCCCCCTACGGATAACTTCCAACACTGGGAACCTTGGCGGACGCTCGTTGTCGAAACCGCACGGCGAGTGCTCGAGTACACCGGCGGCACACTCGTGATGCCGATGACTGTTCTGGTTGAGAGCTACTGGCGGGAGATCAGCGATGGACTGACCGAGCACGGCATACCGATACAGCATTTTGTTCTCCACGCCGACCAGACCACGCTCCGCGACCGCATACAGAACGACAAGGACCTCGGCCCTTCGACGTTCCGCTTCGCATATCTGGAACCGTACGCCGAAGCAGCTCGTTCCTGGCTGCACAATGAAGCCGAGGTCATCGACACCACGCACATCACGGCGGACCAAGCCGCGCAGCGGATCGCAAATTCGGTGCTCAGCCCTGCCTTGCCGCTTAGAGCGATGGACTAG
- a CDS encoding abortive infection family protein, translated as MEMQPRGPRLEESSLAGLTDPGVIQEHLDRLQRAVNDDLALAIGSAKELIESTAKTVLIERGTAVDERTDLPVLVKEAQQALGLHPSSATLGPDGTEAVRKILGGVSSIAIGVAELRNRGYGTGHGGAGARAGLSKRHAHLAVNAAITWCQLMLDTLTDPAAPWRQT; from the coding sequence ATGGAGATGCAGCCCCGGGGCCCACGTCTGGAAGAGTCCTCGCTTGCTGGGCTGACGGACCCTGGAGTTATTCAAGAGCATCTTGATCGTCTTCAACGAGCGGTCAATGACGACCTCGCCTTGGCTATCGGCAGCGCAAAGGAACTCATCGAGAGCACAGCCAAAACGGTGCTCATTGAGCGAGGAACGGCCGTAGACGAACGGACAGATTTGCCGGTGCTCGTTAAGGAAGCACAACAGGCGCTTGGCCTCCATCCGTCATCCGCGACCTTGGGGCCAGACGGAACTGAGGCTGTCAGAAAGATTCTCGGAGGTGTTTCGAGTATCGCCATCGGTGTGGCAGAACTGCGCAACCGCGGATATGGGACCGGACACGGCGGCGCGGGAGCACGCGCTGGGCTCAGCAAACGCCATGCTCATCTGGCGGTTAATGCAGCGATCACCTGGTGCCAGCTCATGCTCGATACGCTCACCGATCCGGCCGCTCCATGGCGGCAAACTTGA